A window of Deltaproteobacteria bacterium genomic DNA:
CGCGGCCGGAGTGAAGAGCTGATGCGCGCCGAGCCTCGAGGCGATGCCCCGATCGAACGCGGCTCGCGAAGCGCAAGTGGCCCGCGCGGGCGACGCTCGCGGAGGCCGCGCGCAGCGACGCGAAGCCGAGCGGAGCTCGCATGAGAACTGGATACCGCGGCTTCTTCCGCGAGTTCACGCGCACCGGCACGTGGCGCGCGGTCTCGCTGCAAGTGCGCACCGGCGTCGCCCACATCGCGCGCCAGCTCTTCGCGCGCCGCAGCGGCGACCCCGCCGCGCAGTTCCTCGCGCACTACCGCGACGACGGCGTGCGCGCGCCCGACGCCAGCGCGCGCGCGCTCCACCTCGACGCGTCGAAGTGCCTCGTGTGCGGGGTGTGCTCGCTCGAGTGCGCGCGCGTGGGCGGCGCGCCGCCCCTCGACCCGCGCGAAGCCGTGATCGCCGCGTCGCGCCTCGAGACCGACCTGCTGCGTGAGGGCCTCGCCGCCGAGCTCTCGCGCGGCGCCGCGTGCGGCGGCTGCGACGCGTGCAGCCGCATCTGCCCCGCGCAGATCCCGGTGCACCGCGTGCAGGAGCGCCTCGCGACGCTGCGCTGACGCGCCTGGGGTCTGACCCCAAGCACCGCCGGGGACCGCATGATGGCGGAGCGACCTCAATGCTTCCCCCGCGCTTCTGCTTTGCCGTCGCAAATCTCGGTGGCGTTCGGCGCGGGCAGTCGAAACAAGACGTGCTAAATCGCCGCGCCTATGCCTACCGCGATTTCGCTTTCGAACGGCAAGCTGAACGTCCCCAACGACCCCGTCATTCCCTTCATCGAAGGCGACGGCACTGGCCCCGACATCTGGCGCGCTTCGGTGCGGGTGTTCGATGCGGCGGTCGCGAAGGCCTACAAGGGCCAGCGCAAGATCGCGTGGCAAGAAGTTCTCGCGGGCGAGAAAGCCTTCAACCAGACGGGCAACTGGCTTCCGGACGAGACGCTCGAGGCGTTCCGCAAGTACCTCGTCGGCATCAAGGGCCCGCTCACGACGCCGGTCGGCGGCGGCATCCGCAGCCTGAACGTCGCGCTGCGCCAGATCCTCGATCTCTACGTGTGCCTGCGCCCGGTGCGGTACTTCGCCGGCGTGCCCAGCCCGGTGAAGCGCCCCGAGGCGGTCGACATGGTGATCTTCCGCGAGAACACGGAAGACATCTACGCCGGCGTCGAGTGGCAGGCGGGCTCGCCGGAAGTGAAGAAGGTGATCGAGTTCCTCCAGAAAGAGATGGGAGTGAAGAAGATCCGCTTCCCGGAGACGAGCGGCATCGGCATCAAGCCCGTCTCGAGCGAGGGCACCGAGCGCCTCGTGAGCGCCGCGATCTCGTACGCCCTGTCGCAGAAGCGCCGCAGCGTGACGCTCGTGCACAAGGGCAACATCATGAAGTTCACGGAAGGCGCCTTCCGCGACTGGGGCTACTCGCTCGCGACGCGCGCCTTCCGCGCGCAGTGCGTGACCGAACGCGAGAGCTGGATCCTCGGCAACAGGGAGGCGAACGCGAGCCTCTCGGTCGAGGCGAACGCGAGACTCGTCGACCCCGGGTACGAGATGATGACCCCGGCCCAGCAGGCGACGGTGCGCAAGGAGATCGAGGCCGCGCTCGCGCTCTGGCCGACGCACGGCGACGGCAAGTGGAAGAAGCTGCTGATGATTCGCGACTCGATCGCGGACATCACCCTGCAGCAGGTGCTGACGCGCCCGAAGGACTTCGACGTGATCGCGACGCCGAACCTGAACGGCGACTACCTCTCCGACGCGCTCGCGGCGCAGGTCGGCGGCATCGGCATCGCGCCGGGCGGCAACATCAACTACGCGACGGGCCACGCGATCTTCGAGGCCACGCACGGTACGGCGCCGAAGTACGCGAACCTCGATCAGGTGAACCCGGGCTCGGTGATTCTCTCGGGCGAGA
This region includes:
- the icd gene encoding NADP-dependent isocitrate dehydrogenase — translated: MPTAISLSNGKLNVPNDPVIPFIEGDGTGPDIWRASVRVFDAAVAKAYKGQRKIAWQEVLAGEKAFNQTGNWLPDETLEAFRKYLVGIKGPLTTPVGGGIRSLNVALRQILDLYVCLRPVRYFAGVPSPVKRPEAVDMVIFRENTEDIYAGVEWQAGSPEVKKVIEFLQKEMGVKKIRFPETSGIGIKPVSSEGTERLVSAAISYALSQKRRSVTLVHKGNIMKFTEGAFRDWGYSLATRAFRAQCVTERESWILGNREANASLSVEANARLVDPGYEMMTPAQQATVRKEIEAALALWPTHGDGKWKKLLMIRDSIADITLQQVLTRPKDFDVIATPNLNGDYLSDALAAQVGGIGIAPGGNINYATGHAIFEATHGTAPKYANLDQVNPGSVILSGEMMFRHLGWNEAADLIIRGMDRAIGAKTVTYDFHRMMDGAKLLKCSEFADALISHM